From a single Gammaproteobacteria bacterium genomic region:
- a CDS encoding DUF1993 domain-containing protein: MIYKVVVSQFTKMLGNLLAILDETAKYADEKKFDVEDLLQFRLAPDQFNLMRQLQIACDTAKFGAARLTDTEKSAPEHVDSEKTLSEIKARIESVISYLGGFSPEDFADSVEQRITQPRWKGKSLSGQEYLIQHLAPNFYFHITTAYAILRHNGVNIGKKIYLGALPYREAT, from the coding sequence ATGATTTACAAAGTAGTTGTTTCCCAGTTCACCAAAATGCTGGGAAATCTTCTGGCCATCCTGGATGAGACCGCAAAGTATGCGGACGAGAAGAAGTTCGATGTCGAAGATCTCCTGCAATTCCGCCTGGCACCAGACCAGTTCAACCTGATGCGTCAGTTGCAGATCGCCTGTGATACGGCAAAGTTCGGTGCCGCCCGCCTGACGGATACCGAAAAGAGCGCTCCGGAACATGTCGATTCCGAGAAGACTTTGAGCGAGATTAAGGCGCGCATCGAAAGCGTTATCTCATATCTGGGTGGCTTCTCACCCGAGGACTTTGCAGACTCTGTAGAGCAGCGGATCACCCAGCCTCGCTGGAAAGGAAAGTCGCTTTCGGGTCAGGAATACCTGATCCAGCATCTAGCCCCGAACTTCTACTTCCACATAACAACGGCCTACGCGATCCTGCGTCACAACGGCGTCAACATCGGCAAGAAGATCTACCTGGGGGCCTTGCCCTATCGCGAGGCAACGTGA
- a CDS encoding SDR family oxidoreductase, with product MRMEGKIGLVTAAGSGMGRAGAIRFAKEGASVGVVDIDADAVAAVVAEIEAAGGKALGITADLSKDEDSRRIVRNTVNHFYGLDFVWNHVGHPGPAAVEDLDMKDWDQAVDLNLRTVFITTETALPELRARGGGSLLFTASSSGLTGSMFSPVYSMAKFGVVGFVKAMAKRYAQENIRINAVCPGPIDTPMLRVFVARPDQQSTQGMDKEELVRTRGGMTPMGRPGRPEEIANAALFLLSDEASFVTGAAFPVDGGITA from the coding sequence ATGCGAATGGAAGGCAAGATCGGGTTAGTTACGGCGGCGGGGTCGGGCATGGGACGGGCCGGCGCCATTCGCTTCGCCAAGGAAGGCGCATCGGTCGGCGTTGTGGATATTGACGCCGACGCGGTGGCAGCGGTGGTCGCGGAGATCGAAGCTGCCGGTGGCAAGGCGCTGGGGATCACCGCGGATCTTTCAAAGGACGAAGACTCACGCCGGATCGTCCGCAATACTGTCAACCATTTCTACGGACTGGATTTCGTCTGGAACCATGTTGGTCATCCTGGTCCGGCGGCGGTCGAGGATCTTGACATGAAGGACTGGGACCAGGCAGTCGATCTCAATCTGCGCACTGTGTTCATCACTACAGAGACGGCTTTGCCAGAGCTGCGGGCACGCGGCGGCGGTAGCCTGTTGTTCACCGCCTCATCCTCGGGCCTTACCGGCTCGATGTTTAGCCCAGTCTATTCCATGGCCAAGTTCGGCGTCGTCGGCTTCGTAAAGGCCATGGCCAAGCGTTATGCCCAGGAAAACATCCGGATCAACGCGGTCTGTCCAGGTCCGATCGACACGCCAATGCTGCGGGTCTTCGTCGCACGCCCAGATCAGCAGAGCACTCAGGGCATGGACAAGGAAGAGCTCGTGCGCACCCGGGGCGGCATGACCCCGATGGGCCGGCCCGGCAGGCCCGAGGAAATCGCTAACGCAGCGTTGTTCCTGCTGTCGGACGAGGCGTCCTTCGTCACTGGCGCCGCGTTTCCCGTGGATGGCGGAATTACAGCGTAA
- a CDS encoding agmatinase family protein: MQRISQTKQEEEIQRNLELGLEAAESINDRSISLFSRGHQPAFAGINTFMKEPYCEDIRQVGNFEAAFVGIPFDTGTTYRPGTRFGPQAVRRISAVYDGYSVDGGIDLPEELDLCDAGDVFVIPGNIEKTFDQVSKAVSHVYTSGAFPILCGGDHSLGYPNVRGIAPHIDGNVGIIHIDRHIDMQDMDMDERMHTTPWFWTTNHHESVDLSSSHHNHSHMHDVGLSNCPPKNLVQMGIGGWYGSRPGSKVAHERGSSVLTMTDIEQLGAKGAAERALEIAWKNAKAVYLSFDIDSIDPGFAPGTGTPEPGGLYPREALEMVRLIAREGLCGMEVVEVSPPYDVNDNTAQLACRLILDVLGTMVVEGKLGHRDRAMKDR; encoded by the coding sequence TTGCAGCGAATTTCTCAGACAAAACAGGAAGAAGAGATTCAGCGCAATCTTGAACTTGGACTGGAAGCTGCTGAGTCAATTAATGATCGGAGTATCTCACTGTTTAGCCGCGGTCATCAGCCGGCGTTTGCAGGCATTAACACGTTTATGAAGGAACCCTACTGCGAAGACATCCGGCAAGTTGGGAACTTTGAGGCAGCATTTGTAGGAATACCATTTGACACAGGAACCACCTATCGACCCGGGACACGATTTGGCCCCCAGGCGGTGAGACGAATTTCAGCAGTCTACGATGGTTATTCCGTCGATGGGGGCATTGACCTGCCCGAAGAGCTTGATCTTTGTGATGCGGGAGACGTTTTTGTGATCCCTGGCAATATCGAAAAAACCTTCGACCAAGTTAGCAAAGCTGTATCCCATGTCTATACCTCTGGGGCTTTTCCTATACTCTGCGGCGGCGATCACAGTCTTGGTTATCCAAATGTTAGGGGGATTGCACCTCACATAGACGGTAACGTCGGCATCATACATATCGACCGGCATATAGATATGCAGGACATGGATATGGATGAACGGATGCATACGACGCCGTGGTTTTGGACAACGAATCATCATGAAAGTGTGGACCTTAGCTCATCTCATCATAACCACAGTCATATGCACGACGTTGGGCTTTCGAACTGTCCGCCAAAAAATCTAGTCCAGATGGGCATTGGAGGGTGGTATGGGTCCCGACCCGGTTCCAAGGTCGCTCATGAACGAGGCAGCAGCGTCCTGACGATGACCGATATAGAGCAGCTCGGCGCCAAAGGGGCTGCAGAAAGAGCTCTCGAGATCGCCTGGAAGAATGCAAAAGCTGTCTACCTGTCATTCGACATTGATTCCATAGACCCCGGCTTTGCACCCGGTACTGGTACACCGGAACCCGGTGGCCTGTATCCCCGAGAAGCATTGGAAATGGTACGACTGATCGCGCGTGAGGGCCTTTGTGGTATGGAAGTCGTTGAGGTCTCACCACCCTATGACGTAAATGACAACACTGCCCAACTTGCTTGCCGATTGATTCTCGATGTCCTCGGGACTATGGTCGTTGAGGGAAAACTGGGTCACCGAGACCGTGCGATGAAAGACCGTTGA
- a CDS encoding xanthine dehydrogenase family protein molybdopterin-binding subunit: MKNLTLQTGYKDPSSFTIAGKGVPVKDAREKVTGTLKFAVDVKVQGMVHGKILRSPHAHARITHINTSKAEALPGVLGVVTHNDAPNLNWENAWFNYRGKVLDGIVRFFGDDMAAVAATSEEIAETALGLIEVEYEILPSVFDPEEAMKPDAPQIREEGNVRDPYIVEWGDVAKGEQEADFVLNCEIKFASQQMAPLGRNACIAEWNDDRVTMWTASQTPSELRDGIHEAFGIPLSKIRVYALPSGSSFGNWWSANFMMITVLLAKKVRKPVKIELTNEECMATVKRRHLEISRGRMGCKKDGTLTLADFDHIIDNGGYGFKDDVGFFCVDNWGRAHHGHYAIHGVNTNLLTAGCMRAVGDVTLGSCVERLADMCAIQVNMDPVEFRLKNQIKPGEELRMQHSRGYLKGSIDEYLDGIPEEQRKDWPKLFHLSSGSTEDILIKGAQAFNWEGRWHGWGKPYSIEGPKRRAVGVGTGAHVCGVEFEGNVSAVVRINPDGSAKVYCAVGRQGQGSETTQAQVAAEELGIPFDKVEIETGDTDSCPWSHGSLASNTMFRVGWATQAASKDAKRQLLEIAAREFFGSDPGELDVKDGMILFKDNNKKDPQISIEDVLNHFRSADALGQASSITGRPTYPMPPSSAFARHFAAHFVDLEVDIETGEIKLLDWLATQDSGTIMNPQVMKNQMIGGAICGAGFAIYESLVFDEETGRIKNANLLDYKLLRAADFPVNGEVIYGDSYDPVGPFGARGAGEAPAAAAGPAIAQAVYNAIGMWVDMPMTPENIITALHKDS; encoded by the coding sequence GTGAAGAATTTAACCCTACAGACTGGCTATAAAGATCCGTCTAGTTTTACCATTGCTGGGAAAGGCGTTCCAGTCAAAGATGCCAGGGAGAAGGTGACTGGAACACTAAAGTTTGCAGTGGATGTGAAAGTGCAAGGTATGGTGCACGGCAAGATACTCAGAAGTCCCCATGCACACGCCCGGATCACACACATCAATACCAGTAAGGCCGAGGCGCTACCAGGCGTGCTTGGCGTTGTTACCCACAACGATGCCCCCAACCTAAACTGGGAGAACGCGTGGTTTAACTACCGCGGAAAAGTGTTAGACGGAATCGTACGCTTTTTCGGTGATGACATGGCTGCTGTAGCGGCAACCAGCGAAGAGATAGCAGAAACTGCACTTGGACTCATTGAAGTTGAATACGAAATATTACCTTCCGTATTTGATCCCGAAGAGGCGATGAAACCGGATGCCCCTCAAATACGAGAAGAGGGAAATGTTCGTGATCCTTATATCGTCGAGTGGGGTGATGTGGCCAAAGGTGAACAAGAAGCGGATTTTGTGCTCAACTGTGAGATCAAGTTTGCCAGTCAACAAATGGCGCCCCTAGGACGAAACGCGTGTATTGCCGAATGGAACGACGATCGGGTCACGATGTGGACAGCCTCACAGACTCCTTCTGAGTTGCGAGACGGAATCCACGAAGCGTTCGGTATCCCGTTGAGCAAGATTCGTGTTTACGCACTTCCCTCAGGTAGTTCTTTTGGTAACTGGTGGAGTGCGAACTTCATGATGATTACGGTGCTGCTCGCGAAGAAAGTACGCAAACCTGTCAAGATCGAATTAACCAATGAAGAGTGCATGGCGACTGTCAAACGGCGGCATTTGGAAATTTCTCGAGGTCGCATGGGATGCAAAAAAGATGGCACTCTCACCTTAGCCGATTTCGACCATATTATCGATAACGGCGGATACGGCTTCAAAGATGATGTTGGATTCTTTTGTGTTGATAACTGGGGCCGGGCGCACCATGGGCACTACGCCATACACGGTGTCAATACAAACCTTCTTACAGCTGGTTGTATGAGGGCCGTTGGCGACGTTACTCTAGGTTCATGTGTCGAACGCCTTGCTGACATGTGTGCGATACAGGTAAATATGGATCCCGTTGAGTTTCGCCTCAAGAACCAAATAAAGCCTGGGGAAGAGCTTAGGATGCAACATAGTAGAGGATATTTGAAAGGCAGTATCGACGAATATCTTGACGGCATCCCGGAAGAGCAAAGAAAAGACTGGCCAAAACTGTTTCATCTCTCGAGTGGATCGACAGAAGATATCCTAATCAAAGGCGCCCAAGCGTTTAACTGGGAGGGGAGATGGCATGGTTGGGGGAAACCATATTCCATAGAGGGACCAAAGCGACGCGCAGTTGGTGTTGGAACTGGCGCCCACGTTTGTGGTGTTGAGTTCGAGGGCAATGTATCTGCAGTCGTCCGGATCAACCCTGACGGCAGTGCAAAAGTCTATTGTGCAGTTGGCCGGCAAGGTCAAGGTAGCGAGACCACACAAGCGCAGGTTGCCGCCGAAGAGTTAGGAATTCCTTTTGATAAAGTGGAGATCGAAACTGGAGACACGGATTCATGTCCATGGAGTCACGGATCGCTTGCTAGCAACACCATGTTTAGAGTTGGTTGGGCAACGCAGGCTGCGAGCAAGGACGCAAAAAGGCAATTATTGGAAATTGCTGCTCGTGAATTTTTTGGCTCCGACCCCGGCGAACTGGATGTTAAAGATGGGATGATCCTTTTTAAGGACAACAACAAGAAAGATCCACAAATTTCGATCGAGGACGTTCTGAATCATTTTCGCAGTGCAGACGCGCTCGGTCAGGCTTCCTCGATCACTGGCAGACCCACATATCCGATGCCTCCATCCAGTGCATTTGCGAGACATTTTGCTGCCCACTTTGTCGATCTCGAAGTCGATATAGAAACCGGAGAGATCAAACTACTGGACTGGTTAGCCACTCAAGACAGTGGGACTATTATGAATCCTCAGGTCATGAAAAATCAGATGATCGGTGGCGCCATTTGTGGTGCAGGCTTTGCCATCTATGAAAGTCTTGTATTCGATGAAGAAACTGGGCGGATCAAAAATGCCAATCTGTTGGATTACAAGTTACTCCGTGCTGCGGATTTTCCGGTGAATGGAGAAGTCATTTACGGCGATTCTTATGATCCCGTTGGGCCGTTTGGTGCGCGCGGCGCTGGTGAAGCGCCGGCAGCAGCAGCAGGTCCTGCGATTGCACAAGCGGTTTATAACGCCATCGGCATGTGGGTCGATATGCCTATGACACCGGAAAATATTATTACGGCCTTACACAAAGATTCCTGA
- a CDS encoding xanthine dehydrogenase family protein subunit M → MKKPFEYLRPSTFEEAIALKAQHKNRAKYWAGGTDLMLQWRAGEVDIDYCIDLTYVPKFNYIENEQDGVRIGAMASLDDLDHAAKMNQLMEVIGYTARLMCTKQTRTISTVGGNMCNASPGADLSPLFVALDSEVTIMGSGGSRTVLMEHFFQGVNETILNDEELLIEIKVPVPEYPKEACYKRVARTFVDIALISSAVSISSNNGVVADARISLGSVAPTPIRSRVAEQKLIGSILSDINDDLLEEVGQLAASDASPISDVRAGKEYRRDMCNVLTRRAVEESLKKLSRKQL, encoded by the coding sequence ATGAAAAAACCCTTTGAGTACCTAAGACCCAGTACTTTCGAAGAAGCCATAGCGCTTAAAGCGCAACACAAAAACCGAGCTAAGTATTGGGCTGGTGGTACAGATTTAATGCTGCAATGGCGTGCCGGGGAAGTCGATATCGACTACTGCATAGATCTGACTTATGTGCCGAAATTTAACTATATAGAAAACGAACAAGATGGTGTGCGAATCGGAGCGATGGCTTCTCTGGATGATCTCGATCATGCTGCAAAGATGAACCAATTAATGGAGGTGATCGGGTATACAGCGCGCCTAATGTGTACCAAACAAACCCGGACCATCAGCACCGTTGGTGGAAATATGTGTAATGCTTCTCCCGGTGCCGATTTGTCACCATTGTTCGTGGCGCTCGACTCCGAGGTGACTATCATGGGTAGCGGCGGAAGTCGTACAGTGTTAATGGAACATTTCTTCCAGGGCGTAAACGAAACAATCCTGAACGATGAGGAGTTGCTAATCGAGATCAAAGTGCCTGTCCCGGAGTACCCAAAGGAGGCTTGTTATAAGCGGGTAGCACGGACTTTTGTCGACATCGCTTTGATAAGTTCTGCGGTATCAATTTCTTCTAATAATGGGGTGGTCGCGGATGCTAGAATATCTCTCGGGTCTGTTGCTCCCACGCCGATCCGATCGAGAGTTGCCGAACAAAAGTTGATCGGCTCTATACTTTCAGACATCAATGACGACCTACTAGAAGAGGTGGGGCAGTTGGCCGCCTCTGATGCTTCGCCAATCTCTGATGTTCGTGCAGGCAAAGAGTACCGTAGAGATATGTGTAATGTATTGACGCGTCGCGCTGTCGAAGAGTCGCTCAAGAAGTTGAGTCGGAAACAGCTATGA
- a CDS encoding GMC family oxidoreductase N-terminal domain-containing protein, which yields MDFNYIIIGGGTAGCVLANRLSADSDVSVVLLEAGGKDDYFWIDIPVGYLYTIGNPRTDWCYQTEPAPGLNGRAIGYARGKVLGGCSSINAMIYMRGQSSDYDHWAQLGNRGWSWDDVLPVFKRSENYQHGADAFHGDGGELRVEERRVDWEILDAWRDAAEACGIPKIDEFNRGNNFGNAYFQMNQRRGIRWSATKAFLRPVQSRSNLTVITNAHVRRLLIDVSNEGNRATGVEVEVTGNGVQQIYARHEVILAAGAIGSPQILQLSGIGPGPLLQDIGIPVVQDISGVGEGLHDHLQVRMVYKVENTVTLNQRANSLLGKIAMGLEYLFLKTGPLTMPPSQLGAFAKSDPDQRSANIEWHVQPLSLDKFGDPLHEFNAITPSVCNLRPTSRGYVRIKTTDPHDYPAIQLNYLSTDEDREVTIAGMRYTRRIMHAAPLAGFNPQEWKPGPSLESDDELLHAAGDLATTIFHPVGSCKMGHDEMAVVDDRLAVHGVRNLRVVDASVMPHITSGNTNAPTVMIAEKGAEFIREDAGR from the coding sequence GTGGACTTCAATTACATCATTATTGGCGGTGGCACAGCCGGCTGCGTGCTGGCCAATCGCCTATCGGCGGATTCGGATGTGTCAGTAGTGCTGCTGGAGGCGGGCGGTAAGGACGATTATTTCTGGATCGATATTCCGGTCGGTTATCTCTACACCATCGGTAACCCACGTACCGATTGGTGCTATCAGACCGAACCTGCTCCGGGACTGAATGGCCGTGCTATCGGTTACGCACGCGGCAAGGTTCTGGGTGGCTGCTCCTCGATCAACGCCATGATCTATATGCGTGGCCAGAGCAGCGATTACGATCACTGGGCGCAGTTAGGCAACCGGGGTTGGTCGTGGGATGACGTGCTACCGGTTTTCAAGCGCTCGGAAAACTATCAGCATGGTGCGGATGCGTTTCATGGCGACGGTGGAGAGCTGCGCGTCGAAGAGCGGCGTGTCGACTGGGAAATTCTTGACGCCTGGCGCGACGCGGCCGAGGCCTGCGGGATACCCAAGATCGACGAGTTCAACCGAGGAAACAATTTCGGTAATGCTTACTTCCAGATGAACCAGCGGCGGGGAATTCGCTGGAGCGCCACCAAGGCATTCCTACGACCCGTACAGTCTAGATCGAACCTTACGGTGATCACCAATGCCCACGTGCGGCGGCTATTGATCGATGTCAGTAATGAAGGTAACCGTGCGACGGGTGTCGAAGTAGAGGTTACAGGCAACGGTGTCCAACAAATTTACGCCCGCCACGAGGTCATTCTAGCTGCAGGCGCAATCGGATCACCGCAGATCCTACAGCTTTCCGGCATCGGTCCCGGCCCACTGTTACAGGATATCGGAATCCCGGTCGTACAGGACATTTCTGGTGTCGGCGAGGGCTTACACGACCACCTGCAGGTGCGAATGGTCTACAAGGTCGAAAACACGGTCACGCTAAATCAGCGGGCGAACTCGCTGCTAGGAAAGATTGCCATGGGCCTCGAATACCTATTTCTAAAAACGGGACCTCTAACCATGCCCCCCTCACAACTTGGCGCTTTTGCAAAGAGCGATCCTGACCAGCGCTCAGCCAACATCGAGTGGCATGTGCAGCCCCTCTCGCTAGACAAGTTCGGTGATCCACTACATGAGTTCAATGCGATTACACCGTCGGTATGTAACCTGCGGCCCACTAGCCGGGGATACGTCCGGATCAAGACGACAGACCCTCACGACTATCCCGCGATTCAGTTGAACTATCTATCTACCGATGAAGATCGCGAAGTCACGATTGCCGGTATGCGTTACACCCGCCGCATAATGCACGCCGCGCCCTTGGCCGGGTTCAACCCACAGGAATGGAAACCGGGTCCCAGCCTCGAATCCGATGATGAGCTCCTCCATGCGGCAGGTGACCTCGCGACGACGATCTTTCATCCGGTGGGTTCATGCAAGATGGGACACGACGAGATGGCGGTTGTGGACGATCGACTTGCCGTTCACGGTGTTCGAAACCTGCGCGTAGTCGACGCATCGGTCATGCCGCACATTACTTCAGGTAACACCAACGCGCCCACCGTGATGATCGCCGAGAAAGGTGCCGAATTCATTCGAGAAGATGCTGGGCGTTAG
- a CDS encoding ABC transporter substrate-binding protein — protein MAITNSRSNKFLSSLGVAAVLLLTQLLFTTNTALAKEKVTIAIISFSPYAPWYIVKEKDLAKNIEIDVQIIDDISAKNAGLTTGSLQCMLNTLDTVVVARSAGLPIKHIAIPAMSYGLDEMVVTKEISSIDDFPGKTFGADYGFLNHMWMLLNLKRAGIGFDELTHSIMMPWDSAAAFVSGGLDIDVNYIPFSKQSLELPGSHVLKTSLSDRTWERGLISESMACNEDWLASKPEVAKEVLRAWFEAVNWWKANPEEGNAIIAKALDWPISDVQLTQYGAVMLNLDQNLGAFGIGAGKPVCASLPDGAEVREIPADSSGWGQELFGGAPDCVAGYVYPTWDVFGNIYKEAGVIDTAASTDIGIDTSILKALDSAGYTDTYSSNQWIGRLGE, from the coding sequence ATGGCTATAACTAATTCTCGCTCCAATAAGTTTTTGTCCAGTTTGGGGGTGGCCGCCGTACTACTGCTCACACAGCTTTTGTTCACTACCAACACTGCCCTTGCAAAGGAGAAAGTCACTATAGCGATTATTTCGTTTTCTCCATATGCGCCCTGGTACATTGTCAAAGAAAAGGATTTGGCAAAGAATATTGAGATCGACGTTCAGATCATCGACGACATCTCAGCAAAGAATGCGGGGTTAACCACAGGCTCTCTTCAATGCATGTTGAATACACTTGACACCGTAGTCGTGGCACGATCAGCTGGTCTTCCAATTAAACATATTGCCATACCCGCGATGTCCTATGGTCTTGACGAGATGGTTGTGACAAAAGAAATTTCCAGCATAGATGACTTTCCAGGAAAAACTTTTGGTGCCGACTACGGGTTCCTCAATCATATGTGGATGCTCCTGAATCTAAAAAGAGCGGGGATTGGATTTGACGAGTTGACTCACTCAATTATGATGCCCTGGGACAGTGCGGCTGCATTCGTTAGCGGCGGGTTAGATATCGACGTTAACTACATTCCTTTTTCAAAGCAGTCCCTGGAACTGCCCGGATCTCATGTACTGAAAACCAGTCTGTCGGACCGTACATGGGAAAGAGGGCTGATATCTGAGTCTATGGCATGCAATGAAGATTGGCTGGCGTCAAAGCCTGAGGTTGCTAAAGAGGTGCTTAGAGCCTGGTTTGAAGCCGTCAACTGGTGGAAAGCAAACCCAGAGGAAGGAAATGCGATCATAGCCAAAGCTCTTGACTGGCCAATTTCCGATGTGCAGCTGACCCAGTATGGCGCAGTCATGTTAAATCTTGATCAGAATCTCGGTGCCTTTGGTATTGGTGCTGGAAAACCTGTATGTGCTAGTCTTCCTGATGGCGCTGAAGTTCGCGAAATCCCCGCTGACTCGAGCGGCTGGGGTCAGGAATTATTTGGAGGTGCACCCGACTGTGTAGCGGGCTACGTCTACCCAACTTGGGATGTGTTCGGCAATATTTATAAAGAAGCTGGCGTAATAGATACCGCGGCTTCGACTGATATTGGAATCGACACCAGCATCCTTAAGGCACTTGATAGTGCGGGTTATACAGACACCTATAGTTCCAATCAATGGATTGGTCGCCTGGGCGAATAA
- a CDS encoding (2Fe-2S)-binding protein, translating to MTTLTVNGGVFEVEIKPHESLADVLRDQLDLYGVRVSCNEGECGSCTVIMDGKPVTACLVLGMQAEGKEVLTIEGLGTVDNLHPIQQAYIEEQGFQCAFCTPGFIMATKAFLDENPDPTEEEAAIGISGNICRCGAYPYIVKSVVSAAKKLREQKRAN from the coding sequence ATGACCACACTTACTGTAAACGGCGGAGTATTCGAGGTTGAGATAAAGCCACACGAAAGTCTTGCTGACGTGTTAAGGGATCAATTGGATCTGTATGGGGTACGTGTATCCTGCAATGAAGGCGAGTGCGGATCATGCACCGTAATTATGGACGGTAAACCAGTAACCGCTTGTCTTGTGTTGGGTATGCAGGCCGAGGGAAAAGAAGTTCTTACAATCGAAGGATTAGGTACGGTTGATAATTTACACCCCATACAACAGGCTTATATCGAGGAGCAAGGATTCCAATGTGCGTTTTGCACGCCAGGGTTTATTATGGCAACAAAAGCATTCCTGGATGAAAATCCAGATCCAACTGAAGAGGAAGCAGCAATAGGTATCAGCGGTAACATATGCCGATGTGGCGCATATCCTTATATCGTGAAGTCTGTAGTTAGCGCCGCGAAAAAATTGAGAGAGCAAAAACGTGCGAATTAA
- a CDS encoding ABC transporter ATP-binding protein, with translation MPNMVHNHQIDDNANAVVIRVSNVTQQYLSGSFTAVDNISLELRKNEIVTFIGPSGCGKTTVLRMIAGLEYPTQGELFAYEQPIVGPGPDRGMIFQAYTSFPWLTTRQNIEYGMKIMGVTRDDRQTRTQEFLELVHLEKFAESYPASLSGGMKQRVAIARTLAQNPQVLLMDEPFGALDAQVRWEMQEMMIDIIGREKTTVITVTHDIQEAIFLADRIIFFTRNPGRIKADIPVAFKGGKRIPRKEDMLALPGYVDLEMQLFAMMREEIQ, from the coding sequence ATGCCTAATATGGTTCACAATCACCAAATTGATGACAACGCCAATGCGGTCGTAATCCGTGTAAGTAATGTAACCCAACAGTATCTAAGCGGAAGTTTTACAGCTGTTGACAACATTTCACTAGAACTACGAAAAAACGAAATAGTGACTTTTATTGGACCATCGGGCTGTGGAAAAACGACGGTACTTCGAATGATTGCTGGGCTCGAATACCCAACTCAAGGAGAACTCTTTGCCTACGAGCAACCAATAGTTGGACCAGGACCAGATCGAGGAATGATATTTCAAGCCTATACGTCATTCCCATGGTTAACTACACGCCAGAACATCGAATATGGCATGAAAATAATGGGCGTAACGAGAGATGACAGACAGACCAGGACACAAGAATTTCTTGAGCTAGTACATCTTGAGAAATTTGCGGAGTCATACCCCGCTAGTCTGTCTGGTGGCATGAAGCAACGTGTTGCCATCGCTAGAACGCTGGCACAAAACCCCCAAGTTCTCCTTATGGACGAACCGTTTGGCGCACTTGACGCCCAGGTGCGTTGGGAAATGCAAGAAATGATGATTGACATTATCGGCCGGGAAAAAACAACGGTGATAACAGTCACTCACGATATTCAGGAGGCCATTTTCCTTGCTGATCGAATAATTTTCTTCACACGTAATCCGGGTCGGATCAAAGCAGATATTCCAGTGGCTTTCAAGGGGGGAAAACGAATTCCCAGGAAAGAAGATATGTTGGCTCTGCCAGGTTATGTTGATCTGGAGATGCAATTATTTGCGATGATGCGAGAGGAAATACAGTAA
- a CDS encoding ABC transporter permease, whose product MPNSEEKIDKQNDLTNLTGTLRQRKSSFFELRGNVSRRATLVLGILGGLAFFGIWELGHFLTADASKRFLPSPQKVVSTFWYLLTEKGYIYDIVKSCYRIYGSFFLVCVVAVPLGILMGCFAKFRALINPTISASRYLPAASFIPLLLVWFGPTDTQKMALLFLGVIFFLIALILDNTKAVQIELVEAALTMGAGRRRVVLGVVVPAVAPAIIDSMRNMIAVGWTYLVIAEIVAATDGIGAVMMRAGRFLKVDIIMAGILTIGILGVLTDLAFRLLAHYAFPWNRERRS is encoded by the coding sequence ATGCCTAATAGCGAAGAAAAGATCGATAAGCAAAACGATCTTACCAATTTAACTGGAACCCTACGCCAGCGGAAAAGTTCATTTTTTGAACTGCGCGGGAATGTATCCCGCCGAGCTACTTTGGTACTCGGAATTTTGGGCGGTTTAGCCTTTTTTGGGATCTGGGAATTGGGCCATTTCCTTACCGCCGACGCGAGCAAGCGTTTCTTGCCATCCCCCCAAAAGGTAGTGTCCACGTTCTGGTATTTGTTGACGGAAAAGGGATACATCTACGATATTGTCAAGAGTTGTTATCGAATATACGGTAGCTTTTTTCTGGTCTGCGTCGTGGCGGTACCGCTAGGAATTTTGATGGGATGTTTTGCCAAGTTTCGCGCGTTGATCAATCCTACGATATCCGCTTCTCGATATCTCCCCGCGGCATCATTTATCCCGTTACTGCTCGTTTGGTTTGGTCCAACTGATACGCAGAAAATGGCCTTATTGTTTTTAGGGGTTATCTTCTTTCTTATTGCGTTGATACTGGACAATACCAAGGCCGTCCAGATTGAATTGGTGGAGGCGGCATTGACAATGGGCGCTGGTCGTCGTCGGGTTGTTTTAGGTGTTGTCGTGCCTGCGGTTGCACCAGCGATCATAGATTCCATGCGAAACATGATCGCCGTTGGATGGACTTATTTAGTAATAGCGGAAATCGTAGCGGCGACTGACGGTATTGGCGCGGTCATGATGCGTGCGGGCAGATTTCTAAAAGTAGATATCATTATGGCTGGCATTCTCACCATTGGTATTCTTGGAGTACTGACAGACTTGGCCTTCAGATTGCTTGCGCACTACGCGTTCCCATGGAATCGTGAACGTCGGAGTTAA